Proteins co-encoded in one Bremerella sp. TYQ1 genomic window:
- a CDS encoding CHASE domain-containing protein, producing the protein MQSNKYHLRVIVEVILTVALAEVASTLLLPWVIPHLPSLSERLLGMAMTLLIAAPVIIFRLLSIWSVHTVSPEVASMKTPVMRPVAVALLCGVAMTAYTAYWMACESHRQAESKFDALAERVKYEVARRMKEFEDGLKALRGLHEASEQVTLEDFRDYCKVVDPLVCFQGAMGQGFIRRVPKDGTESFLAWSHEHLDPNFRIKSSGKLDQYDDYLVICHIEPLANNRAAWGLDVGSENNRRVAAEKAKTTGVPTLSAKINLVQDQLDHNGFLYYLAVYKSGAPLETEQQRDDAFVGWVYMPITSELALEDITASGDEMVDVEVYDDMAFDPSAKLFSGHGYRFEDKVAQGNYKALFSKTYALTFGGRPWTILIQSNPNFDTSDLFLRPFIATVVGGTLTVMVAVVVWNMGTSRFRAIRMAESMTVDLKLAKEEAEDGFRRFNTIFENVPIGVNVLDVDGHVLQTNPAGLELWEAESQEAIRGMSLMDQIPKTSHSMVIQGLCSALTGRSSCVEFQMIGLRGSVRLIELHAVVVHNPTRVYQQTHLLTVLRDISPQRQVESDLREAREKAEESNRSKSEFLANMSHEIRTPMTAILGYADLLAEPEQGGLGHEDKMEYIATIRRNGEHLLTIINDILDLSKIEAGKMTIESVPMRVDALIRDVMDLMQVKASAKGLSLDSIIESRIPMIIHSDPIRLRQILVNLLGNAIKFTEIGRVRLRVCYLNNDQRLRLSIEDTGIGMTDAQQASLFQAFVQADNSTARRFGGTGLGLRISKRLAQMLDGDINVTSEMNVGSVFCLDLAVGRVDEGNWLTASEARAVPVGNEPDEETTATKTSTQPLQGMKILLAEDGPDNVRLIAFHLRKAGAEVATVENGKLAVEQMTTDGTVGGKLTDSPRFDVILTDMQMPEMDGYAATRLLREKGCTLPIVALTAHAMAGDLQKCLDAGCTAYTTKPIDRQRLIETLQQYHPAAMQSAVI; encoded by the coding sequence ATGCAATCCAACAAGTATCACTTACGTGTCATCGTCGAGGTGATTCTCACGGTGGCATTAGCGGAAGTAGCGTCGACGCTGCTTTTGCCGTGGGTGATCCCCCATCTTCCGTCGCTATCGGAGCGGCTGCTTGGTATGGCGATGACGCTGTTAATCGCCGCGCCGGTGATCATCTTTCGCCTCCTTTCAATCTGGTCCGTACATACCGTTTCGCCAGAAGTCGCTTCGATGAAAACGCCGGTGATGCGGCCGGTCGCGGTGGCTCTTTTGTGTGGGGTAGCGATGACCGCCTATACCGCCTACTGGATGGCGTGCGAATCGCACCGGCAAGCCGAGAGTAAGTTCGACGCGTTGGCCGAGCGAGTGAAGTACGAAGTCGCGCGCCGCATGAAAGAATTCGAGGATGGCTTGAAGGCCCTCCGCGGTCTTCATGAAGCGAGCGAGCAAGTCACGCTGGAAGACTTCCGCGACTACTGCAAAGTGGTCGACCCGTTGGTCTGTTTCCAAGGAGCCATGGGGCAAGGCTTCATTCGCCGCGTTCCCAAAGATGGAACCGAATCTTTCCTCGCGTGGTCTCACGAGCATCTCGATCCGAACTTCCGCATCAAGTCGTCCGGAAAGCTAGATCAATACGACGACTACCTGGTCATCTGTCATATCGAACCATTGGCGAACAATCGAGCCGCTTGGGGCCTGGATGTCGGGTCGGAAAACAACCGACGTGTCGCGGCGGAAAAAGCGAAGACGACCGGCGTGCCGACACTTTCCGCGAAGATCAACCTGGTGCAAGATCAGCTCGATCACAATGGTTTCTTGTACTACCTTGCCGTTTACAAAAGTGGTGCTCCGCTTGAAACAGAGCAGCAGCGCGACGACGCGTTTGTCGGTTGGGTCTATATGCCGATCACCTCGGAATTGGCATTGGAAGACATCACCGCATCAGGCGACGAGATGGTCGATGTCGAAGTCTACGACGACATGGCGTTCGATCCTTCGGCCAAGCTGTTCAGCGGGCATGGGTATCGCTTTGAAGATAAAGTCGCCCAAGGGAATTACAAAGCGTTGTTCTCGAAGACGTACGCGCTCACGTTTGGTGGACGGCCCTGGACGATCCTGATTCAAAGCAATCCGAACTTCGATACCAGCGATCTCTTCCTGCGGCCATTCATTGCCACGGTCGTCGGTGGGACGCTTACCGTAATGGTTGCCGTGGTGGTGTGGAACATGGGAACGTCCCGTTTCCGTGCAATTCGCATGGCCGAGTCGATGACGGTCGATTTGAAACTTGCCAAGGAAGAAGCCGAAGATGGTTTTCGACGTTTCAATACGATCTTCGAGAACGTTCCGATCGGCGTGAATGTCTTGGATGTCGATGGCCACGTTTTGCAGACAAACCCAGCCGGGCTAGAGCTGTGGGAAGCCGAATCGCAGGAAGCGATCCGCGGGATGTCGCTGATGGATCAAATCCCGAAGACATCGCATTCGATGGTGATTCAGGGCCTGTGTAGCGCGTTGACAGGGCGTTCTTCGTGTGTCGAATTCCAAATGATTGGCCTGCGTGGTTCGGTACGATTGATCGAACTGCATGCCGTGGTTGTCCATAACCCGACACGCGTTTATCAGCAAACGCATCTGCTGACGGTGCTGCGAGACATCTCGCCACAACGGCAAGTCGAAAGCGATCTGCGTGAGGCACGCGAAAAAGCAGAGGAATCGAACCGCAGTAAAAGCGAATTCCTGGCCAACATGAGTCACGAAATTCGTACTCCGATGACCGCCATTTTGGGCTATGCCGATTTGCTGGCCGAGCCAGAGCAGGGGGGCCTCGGGCATGAAGACAAGATGGAATACATCGCGACCATTCGTCGCAACGGCGAGCACCTGTTGACGATCATCAACGACATCTTGGACTTGTCGAAGATCGAAGCGGGGAAGATGACCATCGAGTCGGTCCCGATGCGCGTCGATGCCCTCATTCGCGACGTGATGGACCTGATGCAGGTCAAAGCCTCGGCCAAAGGGTTGTCGCTTGACTCGATCATCGAAAGCCGGATTCCGATGATCATTCATAGCGATCCTATTCGCCTGCGGCAGATCTTAGTCAACTTGTTGGGGAACGCGATCAAGTTCACTGAGATCGGTCGGGTACGTTTGCGTGTCTGTTACTTAAACAACGATCAGCGGTTGCGGCTTTCGATCGAAGATACCGGAATTGGTATGACCGACGCCCAGCAGGCGTCGCTGTTTCAGGCCTTTGTCCAAGCCGACAATTCGACCGCGCGAAGGTTCGGGGGAACTGGGTTGGGGCTGCGAATCAGCAAGCGGCTCGCTCAAATGCTCGATGGCGACATCAATGTGACAAGCGAAATGAATGTCGGTAGTGTCTTCTGTTTGGATCTGGCCGTCGGCCGCGTCGACGAAGGTAACTGGCTGACCGCGTCGGAAGCACGCGCAGTGCCGGTCGGTAATGAGCCGGACGAGGAAACCACGGCCACCAAGACTTCCACACAGCCGCTGCAAGGCATGAAGATTCTTTTGGCCGAAGATGGTCCCGACAACGTTCGTTTGATTGCCTTCCATTTGCGAAAAGCAGGGGCGGAAGTCGCTACCGTCGAGAATGGTAAGCTGGCCGTCGAACAAATGACGACCGACGGAACCGTCGGCGGTAAGTTGACCGACTCGCCACGCTTCGACGTGATCTTGACCGATATGCAGATGCCGGAAATGGATGGCTATGCTGCGACGCGGCTGCTGCGTGAAAAAGGGTGTACGCTGCCGATCGTGGCGCTGACCGCCCATGCGATGGCAGGCGATCTGCAGAAGTGTCTCGATGCTGGGTGCACAGCCTACACGACGAAGCCAATCGATCGGCAACGACTGATTGAAACGCTTCAGCAGTACCACCCTGCCGCGATGCAATCGGCGGTGATCTAA
- a CDS encoding energy transducer TonB, whose amino-acid sequence MQRLTTAQLAIRISIAVHLGALICMAWQKASVLLRTDFAGQRQAVTVAATFAPPVPLSEPEPVEVVRSELDDVESTTDVEPDSTVAKQSPTLVATVDVSELLVPDRATTPPVARADRRRFQQQEEEVRPEMARLPRKSHPITHATMASAVPIPVGTQKETPPDFSMNPPPKYPAEAARNGWQGEVILRLLVALDGSVSQVVVAKSSGYSILDEAALHAVRRWKAIPATRGGEPVAVVKLIPVQFIP is encoded by the coding sequence ATGCAACGACTGACGACTGCACAACTTGCCATACGCATTTCCATCGCCGTCCATCTGGGCGCATTGATCTGCATGGCTTGGCAGAAGGCGTCCGTCTTGCTGCGAACCGATTTCGCCGGGCAGCGTCAAGCTGTCACCGTTGCGGCCACGTTCGCTCCGCCGGTTCCTTTAAGCGAGCCAGAACCGGTCGAAGTCGTTCGCAGCGAATTGGACGATGTTGAGTCGACGACCGATGTCGAACCCGATTCGACCGTCGCGAAGCAGTCGCCAACCCTTGTCGCCACGGTCGATGTCTCGGAACTTCTTGTTCCAGATCGCGCGACGACTCCTCCTGTGGCCCGAGCCGATCGTCGCCGGTTCCAGCAGCAGGAAGAAGAAGTTCGGCCGGAAATGGCCAGGCTTCCCCGCAAGTCGCATCCAATCACGCATGCGACGATGGCTTCGGCGGTTCCCATTCCGGTAGGAACCCAGAAAGAAACGCCGCCAGACTTTTCGATGAATCCTCCGCCGAAGTACCCCGCCGAGGCGGCACGCAACGGTTGGCAAGGGGAAGTTATTCTGCGACTGCTTGTCGCGCTGGATGGAAGTGTCAGCCAAGTGGTTGTCGCGAAGAGCAGCGGTTATTCGATTCTCGACGAAGCCGCACTGCACGCGGTCCGTCGCTGGAAGGCCATTCCAGCCACCAGAGGTGGGGAGCCTGTCGCGGTGGTGAAGCTGATTCCAGTCCAGTTTATCCCGTAG
- the hemP gene encoding hemin uptake protein HemP: MHRSYDVMSGTQVADRPVVSPEAEREQQSPIVSQDLLKGRRQVWINHDGTLYCLKATSNGRLYLTK, from the coding sequence ATGCATCGAAGTTATGATGTCATGAGCGGTACCCAAGTGGCCGACCGACCTGTGGTAAGTCCGGAAGCCGAACGAGAGCAGCAATCGCCGATCGTTTCGCAAGACCTGCTTAAAGGGCGGCGTCAGGTGTGGATCAATCACGATGGGACGCTCTATTGTTTGAAGGCGACCTCGAACGGGCGTCTCTATTTGACGAAATAA
- a CDS encoding GTP-binding protein — MANDPQKIRFVMLGGFLGAGKTTTIGRLAKHYQEQGLKVGVVTNDQAADLVDTNLLRSQGLNVGEVAGACFCCNFNELTSTVEALAESERPDVVIAEPVGSCTDLVATVVQPLIRLFDAQFDVAPYGVILKPSHGLRILRNESNMGFSPKAAYIFEKQLEEADFLIMNRIDELSPDQVAELDELLQQFAPETPVLRMSAKTGEGFEGLTEMLDQRGAFGQKILDLDYDIYAEGEAELGWLNSSLDIQSETPFALDDLILGIVEALRVRLESANAETAHLKTIGLAEGAYGVANLVSSDTPAVLSLPSHFETKEANVVVNARVAVDPELLRRDVEAAVEEVAGQMGVAVKFRQTQSFRPGRPVPTHRFAKEDR, encoded by the coding sequence ATGGCCAACGACCCCCAGAAGATTCGCTTCGTCATGTTGGGCGGTTTCCTCGGAGCAGGAAAAACGACCACCATCGGCCGACTTGCCAAGCATTATCAAGAGCAAGGCTTGAAAGTTGGTGTCGTAACGAACGATCAAGCGGCCGACCTGGTCGATACCAATCTGTTGCGTTCCCAAGGCTTGAACGTGGGAGAAGTCGCGGGCGCTTGCTTTTGCTGCAACTTTAACGAACTGACAAGCACTGTCGAAGCACTCGCCGAATCGGAGCGACCAGACGTCGTCATCGCCGAGCCTGTGGGCAGCTGTACGGACTTAGTCGCGACGGTTGTGCAGCCGCTGATTCGACTGTTCGACGCCCAGTTTGACGTCGCTCCGTATGGCGTGATCTTAAAGCCGTCGCATGGCCTGCGGATTCTTCGCAACGAATCGAACATGGGTTTCTCGCCCAAGGCTGCCTACATCTTCGAGAAGCAGTTGGAAGAAGCCGACTTTCTGATCATGAACCGGATTGACGAATTAAGCCCCGACCAGGTGGCTGAGCTGGACGAGCTGCTGCAACAGTTTGCGCCAGAGACGCCGGTGCTGCGGATGTCGGCAAAGACAGGGGAAGGCTTTGAAGGCTTGACCGAAATGCTCGATCAGCGCGGAGCGTTTGGGCAGAAGATCTTGGACCTCGACTACGACATCTACGCCGAAGGCGAGGCGGAACTTGGTTGGCTAAACAGTAGCTTGGATATCCAAAGCGAAACGCCATTTGCATTGGACGACCTAATTTTGGGAATCGTGGAAGCGCTGCGTGTTCGACTTGAATCGGCCAATGCCGAAACGGCTCATCTGAAAACGATTGGTTTAGCGGAAGGGGCATACGGCGTGGCGAATCTGGTCAGCAGCGATACGCCGGCGGTCCTTTCGTTGCCTTCGCACTTCGAAACGAAGGAAGCCAACGTGGTGGTGAATGCTCGCGTGGCGGTCGATCCTGAGCTTCTTCGACGGGACGTCGAAGCGGCGGTCGAGGAGGTCGCAGGCCAGATGGGCGTGGCCGTTAAGTTTCGACAAACACAGAGCTTCCGCCCAGGCCGGCCGGTGCCGACGCACCGATTTGCCAAGGAAGATCGCTAA
- a CDS encoding sulfur transferase domain-containing protein, translating to MSNTISINDNVTVSGQPTADELKQLPQKGFQSVINFRTNGEEDQPISPFEEGQIAQECGLKYHHIPVSMKSMTPEVVDAFREAYQQMPKPVFAHCKSGKRAGAMVMMHMAVQNGMTGDQTLEKAEAMGFECDKPELRDFVKQYVDSHQRVS from the coding sequence ATGTCGAATACGATTTCCATCAACGACAACGTCACCGTAAGCGGGCAGCCCACTGCCGACGAATTGAAGCAGCTACCGCAGAAGGGCTTTCAATCGGTCATTAACTTCCGCACCAATGGCGAAGAAGACCAGCCGATCTCCCCCTTTGAAGAAGGTCAGATCGCGCAGGAGTGCGGGCTTAAGTATCATCACATTCCCGTCTCGATGAAATCGATGACGCCCGAGGTGGTCGATGCGTTTCGCGAAGCGTATCAGCAGATGCCCAAGCCGGTGTTCGCGCACTGCAAAAGTGGCAAGCGGGCCGGAGCGATGGTCATGATGCACATGGCTGTCCAAAACGGAATGACCGGCGATCAAACGCTGGAAAAAGCGGAAGCGATGGGCTTTGAATGCGACAAGCCAGAACTGCGCGACTTTGTGAAACAATATGTCGATTCGCACCAGAGGGTTTCTTAG
- a CDS encoding PAS domain-containing methyl-accepting chemotaxis protein yields the protein MPSSATIEAPQKSSKSTTTKAKSTSTRSNSVEARLRQEIAQLKAENAAINKSQAVIEFLPDGTILTANDNFLGAVGYTLEEIQGQHHRIFVDHNYANSAEYRDFWFKLGQGQFDAGQYKRFGKGGKEIWIQASYNPILDDNGQTIKVVKYAADITEQKRQFADFSGQMEAIGKAQAVIEFNMDGTIRWANENFLNTVGYTLGEIEGQHHRMFVGAEYARSAEYRDFWAKLNRGEYESAEYCRFGKGGKEIWIQASYNPILDLNGKPYKVVKFATDVTKQKMQFADFSGQMEAIGKAQAVIEFNMDGTIRWANENFLNTVGYSLGEIEGQHHQMFVHPEFARSNEYKQFWDKLNRGEYESAEYKRVGKGGKEIWIQASYNPIFDVNGKPYKVVKYATDVTDQKLANADFSGQMEAISKSQAVIEFNMDGTIRTANENFLATVGYSLSEIEGRHHQMFVEKELAASPEYDQFWAKLNRGEFDAGQYKRVGKNGKEIWIQASYNPIFDLNGKPFKVVKYATDITPQVQLRLDMGELISNVLESANQFAESATTVSEASQSVAEGAQTQSAAVEQISASAQELTRSIQGVRDRATETDKLAADTNLIAIEGGEAVSKSGEAMDLIKASSEQISEIIQVISEIASQTNLLALNAAIEAARAGEHGLGFAVVADEVRKLAERASDAAKDVSALIKESTARVANGVELSAQAGNALSKIVTAVEATSSNIAEIASATDEQMSMAQEVYGTVQQVASVTEQSTASSEEMAASAEELGAQATSLRDLVEGFDMQR from the coding sequence ATGCCAAGCAGCGCCACGATTGAAGCTCCACAGAAGTCTTCCAAATCGACCACGACGAAAGCCAAGTCGACGTCGACTCGCTCGAACTCGGTCGAAGCGCGGCTCCGACAAGAGATTGCTCAACTGAAAGCTGAGAACGCCGCCATCAACAAATCGCAGGCGGTCATCGAGTTTTTGCCAGATGGTACGATCCTGACCGCTAACGATAACTTTCTCGGTGCCGTCGGCTATACGTTGGAAGAAATCCAAGGCCAACATCACCGTATCTTCGTCGATCACAATTACGCCAACAGTGCCGAATACCGTGACTTCTGGTTCAAGCTCGGCCAAGGGCAATTCGATGCCGGACAGTACAAGCGATTCGGCAAAGGTGGCAAAGAGATCTGGATTCAAGCTTCGTACAATCCCATTCTCGACGACAACGGTCAAACCATCAAAGTCGTGAAGTACGCCGCCGACATCACCGAACAGAAGAGGCAGTTCGCCGACTTCTCCGGTCAGATGGAAGCGATCGGCAAAGCCCAAGCCGTTATCGAATTCAACATGGACGGCACCATTCGTTGGGCTAACGAAAACTTCCTGAACACCGTCGGTTACACCCTGGGCGAAATCGAAGGACAACATCACCGTATGTTCGTCGGCGCCGAGTATGCTCGAAGCGCCGAGTATCGCGACTTCTGGGCGAAGCTTAACCGTGGCGAATACGAATCGGCCGAGTACTGCCGCTTCGGCAAAGGTGGCAAAGAGATCTGGATCCAAGCCAGCTACAACCCAATCCTCGACTTGAACGGCAAGCCTTACAAAGTCGTCAAGTTCGCTACCGATGTGACCAAGCAGAAGATGCAGTTCGCCGACTTCTCCGGTCAAATGGAAGCGATCGGCAAAGCCCAAGCCGTTATCGAATTCAACATGGACGGCACCATTCGTTGGGCCAACGAAAACTTCCTGAACACGGTTGGCTATAGCCTGGGCGAAATCGAAGGACAGCATCACCAAATGTTTGTCCATCCTGAATTTGCCCGCAGCAACGAATACAAGCAGTTCTGGGACAAGCTCAACCGTGGCGAATATGAATCGGCCGAATACAAGCGTGTCGGCAAAGGTGGTAAAGAGATCTGGATTCAGGCCTCGTACAACCCAATCTTCGACGTCAACGGCAAGCCCTACAAAGTGGTGAAGTACGCCACCGACGTGACCGATCAAAAGCTGGCCAACGCAGATTTCTCCGGTCAAATGGAAGCGATCAGCAAGTCGCAAGCGGTCATCGAATTCAACATGGATGGTACTATTCGTACCGCCAACGAAAACTTCCTGGCCACCGTCGGTTATTCGCTCAGCGAAATCGAAGGTCGTCATCACCAGATGTTTGTCGAGAAAGAACTTGCTGCCTCGCCGGAATACGATCAATTCTGGGCGAAGCTGAATCGTGGTGAGTTCGACGCCGGACAATACAAGCGTGTCGGCAAGAACGGCAAAGAAATCTGGATTCAAGCTTCCTACAACCCAATCTTCGACCTCAACGGCAAGCCGTTCAAAGTGGTCAAGTACGCCACCGACATCACGCCTCAAGTTCAGCTGCGACTGGACATGGGCGAACTGATCTCGAACGTGCTGGAAAGTGCCAATCAGTTTGCCGAAAGTGCCACGACGGTCAGCGAAGCTTCGCAGTCGGTTGCCGAAGGTGCTCAAACGCAAAGTGCCGCCGTCGAACAGATCAGTGCTTCCGCTCAAGAGCTGACACGCAGCATCCAAGGCGTGCGTGATCGAGCCACGGAAACCGATAAGCTGGCCGCCGACACCAACCTGATTGCGATCGAAGGGGGTGAAGCGGTCTCGAAGAGTGGCGAAGCGATGGACTTGATCAAAGCTTCGTCCGAACAAATCAGCGAGATCATCCAGGTGATCAGCGAGATTGCCAGCCAGACCAACTTGTTGGCTCTCAATGCGGCCATCGAAGCGGCCCGAGCTGGCGAACACGGACTTGGTTTCGCAGTCGTCGCCGACGAAGTTCGCAAGTTGGCCGAACGTGCCAGCGATGCCGCCAAGGATGTTTCGGCACTGATCAAGGAATCGACCGCTCGTGTTGCCAACGGTGTCGAGCTGAGTGCTCAAGCCGGAAACGCATTGTCCAAGATCGTCACTGCCGTCGAAGCTACCTCCAGCAACATCGCGGAAATCGCTTCGGCTACCGACGAACAAATGAGCATGGCTCAAGAAGTGTACGGTACCGTCCAGCAGGTCGCTTCCGTCACCGAACAGTCGACCGCTTCCAGCGAAGAAATGGCAGCAAGTGCCGAAGAACTGGGTGCCCAGGCTACCTCGCTACGCGACCTGGTCGAAGGCTTCGACATGCAGCGATAA